In Lagenorhynchus albirostris chromosome 1, mLagAlb1.1, whole genome shotgun sequence, the sequence GAAAGTAATAAGTAATTGTCAATGATTATACTGGCAAATAATTTGGCAATGTGCATCAAAGgccttaaaaatgtacatatcatttattctaggaattttatttccagaaatacatctaagaaaatatttaaggataTTTACCTCAGAGTTTGGTATAAGAGtgaaaaactctgaaaacaatctaaatgtacaACAATAGAGGATGGATTAAGTAAATTGTGTCTATTTACATAATATCATGCAGATATCAAAAATGATGTAGAAATATATTTCAACAGAAAGTTGTATATAAAATTCAGTTCAGTGAACAATGTATGTTATAAAATAGCACTGGCACAATACaattcttgtaaaaaaaaaaagtgtaaatagAAAAGTCTGAAGGTgcatactaaaataaaaatagtattttaccTCTGGGTAGTGGTACcacaagatttttttccttttctgcattttctaaattttctataatgagaTACTTGTTTTGTTTAGTAATTTGTTATAAGTATTATTTATATACAAGCGTTACATACATAATAATTTTTTGGTTATACATCTGTATTAGTGTATAAATATGTATCTATTATATGCTAGGCATTgcactgttctaggtgcaggGGAAACAGCTATGAAGGATACagacaaagtccctgctctcagaACTTACAGAATTTATGTTCCAGAGGAGCCTGGTAGAGAGTGACAATAAACAAATAGACAAGTGAATGAAAAagataattgaatgaatgaaatagacaagtgaatgaaaaagataattttacttaGTGATAAGTtctatgaaaaaattaaacaggaTGTTGTTATTGGGTGAGAAGGTGCAACTCTAGCTAGAAGGATCAGGAAAGGCCTCTCAGAGGTGGCTTTGGAGCTGAGAGGTAAATAATAGGAAAGAGGAAGCAGGTGAAGACGTGGGAGAAGAGCACGCCCACAGATACAGCATGAAATACAAAGGCTCTGAGACAGAAGTAGTTTGTTGGGTTTGACACACACAAAAGGGGCCAgtatggaggagggaggggggaggacagACTGAAGATGAAGACAGGGGTCTGCTACTGTAGGCCCCGTAGGCCATGTTAAAGAGTTTGGACTGTATTCTAATAAGGGGAGaccactggagggttttaagcaTGTGAGTGATGTAATCTGAACTAtgctttagaaagatcactctggctgctgtgtgcagAGTGGACTTTAGCAGGCaagaagacaaagaaggatatcAATAAAGAAGCTCTTGTAGTAGTCCAAAGGCCTGGACTAGGGTGAGATTGGAAGAGATGGCTAGAAATGGTCAGATTCTAGGTGTATTCTGGAAGGATAGGTGAGCGAATTTGTTAAAAGACTAGATGCGGTGTGGGGGAGAAAGGGATCCAGGATGAACCCTTAGGTTTAAGTATGAGCAAAATGGGGACTTTCTTTTGAATTTATGGATTACAAACCTTcagaaggcagaagaaaagaatGGGCACCTGATTTTGCCCTCACTCCCTGAATTTCCACTATTTTCCTCCTGATTAACATTTTTTACCTTCTAAAAGTTTTTTCTCCCTACAAAATAAGATTGCCTTATATTACCAAgacataaacaaaaccaaaaatgttgATAACTGTAAAGTATGAAGTATTTATTCCTCTTAAGGGAGCCTTTCTGCTCAGCTAGGGACACTAGCTTAGTACAGTTGCCTGGAAGAGATGATATGGCCAGAACTTAAGAAGAAATACCTATAGTACTGATAATTGTGCACAGGGCAGAGATGGACCCATGACTCAGCATGGACCTGGCCACATCcttatcaaaaatatttactggtcAGTAAgctaacatttatattaataaaagaaaaagtcggacttccctggtggcatagtggtgaagaatccgcctgccaatgcaggggacacaggtttgatccctggtctgggaagattccacatgccacagagcaactaagcccatgcaccacaactactgagcctgtgctctagggcccgcctgcggcaactattgagcccacgtgctgcaactactgaagcctgcacacttagagcccatgctccgcaacaagagaaggcactgcagtgagaagcctgcgcacggcaacaaagagtagcccctgctcgccacacctagagaaagcccatgcgcagtaacgaagacccaacgcagccaaaaaataaaaaagtcaattATGTAAATCTTGCCCTTaggtcctcttccttctttcctttcccacactgtccaagagaaattaataagaaaaaaaaaaaactacaatgtaACCATGATCTCATAAGACCTCATTTTCATACACAGTAAATAAAGACTTACGCTGTTACCTTGACTTCCTGCCAGTAGGGCCCCCCACGGGTGAACATGAAGTAACTGTACATCTGATCCTTCCTCTGGATTATATCCGTGTCCTCCCTGATATTCACCATCCAAGGTCGACCATCCCCACGGACACGAAGATACAGAGTGTTGAACTGGGACCAATCATAAAACCTCTTCCTCTCAAAAGGGCCCTAAGGTATAGAAAGGAAAGTTAATTTCACCTCATTTTCCACTAGCAAAATGTGAGTCATCACCTTTTACAGCATCAAAAGGATCAACAAgccatttttctgcttttttctgcTTCCTACCACGGTAAGGAGGCAGATAAATCTGGTGATTCTTATTTTAGTACAAAATACTGACCTAGTTAAATGTTTCTAAGGTAATGGTCAAGACCTGATTGGCCCAGGACAGTGTTTACATGGGGTAGACACTCACTTGTGTCACTGAACGGAAATGAATTACTGTATGTACTTTCTTTCCCAGGGCCTAGGAAGCAATGGCTTCTGACTGGGCCATTTTATGACAACTGCCCTCCCATAAATCAGAAAACTATGAAAGACCTCAAGTTTTAAAACTGGTATTTTTTTTACAACACCTACCATCCATTGAAAATATACATTAATCACTCTGCATgcataatttaatcctcacaacagccctgagaTAGGTACTATCATTgtactccattttatagatgaagaaactgagcacTCAGCCAGTAAGTGGTAGGTCCAGTGCTATTTCACTCCAAAATCTATGTTCTTAACAACTACCTAAATTGTCTCTGAAAGTAGAACGTAGTGTTAATTTCCAAAGGTGTCTGTTTACAGCAATCTCAGAGCTAATCGGATTTCAAGAATAACAGTGCTCAGATACGAACTATTACTTACTAGTCATGTAATTTTAGACAAGCTACTAAATCTCCCCAAgcctgtttcctcagctgtaaaactgGGATGGTTATACCTTACAAGATTGATGTGGGGAATAAAAgggataatgtatataaagtaatTAGCACAAGGACTGGCAGggtaacttaataaatgttattgacTACTTTCATTATTCCACAGTACATCATAGAATTATTTTCTACTGTGGGCTGACCAAATCCATTCTGTGGATTTTCAGGGCCTGAAAAACAAAATCTTGTACACATAGTTTATTACCTCTGAAAGAACATGAACctttctttttcatcattatcTGGAGAGAGGGAGCCTAATACTATTCCTATCATTTGCCTTTCTCCTTAAAACACCAtaaccaagggacttccctggtggtccagtggctaagactccgcaatcccagtgcagggggcccaggttcgatccctggtcagggaactagatcctgcatgcagcaactaagagttctcgtactgcaactaaagatcccacatgccgcaacaaagatcccgcttgctgcaactaagacctggcacagcatgcatgcatgcatgcatgcatgcatgcatgaatgaataagtaaatattaaaaaaaaaaaaagggcaccaCAACCAAGCAAACACCCATGGGCTGTGGCCACAGCCGGGCACGGGAACGTGTCCAGAGCAGCCCTGAAACACCTGATCAGCATTGCAAAAAGCAACAGGCTGGTGGCAAGACAGAGGAGCTGACCTAAGTAGCCTTGGAAAATCGTGTTCTGACTGGAAACCAAaaggctaaagacaaaagaaactaTACATAAACATTGTACTGTAGTTGGTAAAGTTGTTTCTCACAGGGTTATGGGTTAGAAATTCTGaaactgctttatttatttaatttccggctgcgttgggtcttcgccgctgtgtgcaggctttctctagttgcagcgagcgggggctactcttcgttgtggtgcatgggcttctcactgcagtggcttctcctgttgcggagcacaggctctaggcgtgcaggcttcaatagttgcggcacgcaggctcagtagttgtggctcacgggctctagagcgcaggctcagtagttgtggcgcacaggtttagctgctctgtggcatgtggcatcttcccgaaccagggctcaaacccatgtcccccgcattggcaggcagattcttaaccgctgtgccacgagggaagccctgaaactgcTTTACATGTACTCTTGGGTCGAATTAATAAATGTATAGTAAGTGGTGGGAGACAGGCTTCACACCGTTACAGAAGTTATCAATAAACAAGAGGAAGGAAGCTAGAATAAATCATGTGGTACCGGATTAGAGTCAaaacatcagtatgaactcatacttagcttaatatagatatagaaatagtTACAGATGTGTTGTTTCCATGAGTtggtatgcatacatatatttcctagctGTGTCCACTGAGAGGTCCTAGAAATAGTGTCAATCCAGAAGCAACAAGCATACTCAGCatccagatcttggtttccaactccatcttccaaaaaaaaaagaaccagggctCCTTTGAGAAATGGCTAATTCTAGGGTTGGAACAGAGGAAATACAAGATGAGCTTACAGCACCTCGTAGTGCCAAAAAGTGCTCAAAAACACAGAAGGATGGGGGCATGTCAAAGGGACACGGCCaacctgaaagagctcccagtggccaaagctggaacaatctgagcaacaaaataaataacatagtattggattataacccaaagtgtGAGTCCATactaaatgactgaataaataaataaatgtgggagaagaaacaaatcttcctttctgaaaaatcccaaataatttatgtaaatactaCCCCTTCCAGGAGCTAGAACTTAATCCCACACCCTACCCCATGCCTTGAATGCAGGGTACACTTAGTGACTTGTTTCCAAAGAACAGaatatggagggaaaaaaaaaaaagtaacttaacAATGGAGTAATCTGGCAAATACTACCTTGAacaggtgatcaaggttaacacaTCAGTGATAAGTCATGCTACTAGCATGTACCCTAATACGATGAGAAGGGTACTTCAACTCTGTGCTGTTCTTcctaaaaacccagaaaacccaAGTCTaaccaggagggaaaaaaatcagaaaatcccaaattgaggatcattctgcaaaatacctgaccagtatttctcaaatcctcatgaaaaataaggaaagactaAGAAATAAGGAAAGACTAAGTAAcagactaaggagacatgacaactagaTGTAATGTAATGTATCCTGGCTGGGATACTGAAACAGAATAAAAGATAttatggaaaaactggtgaaatccaaatagaGTCTGGAATTAGTTAACAGTAACGCAGCAATGTTGGCTTCTCAGTTGTGGCAAATGTACCAAGTGATGTAAGATGGTAACAACTGGAGAAGCTGGGTGAGGGACACACAGGAACTCTCAGTAccatctttgcaatttttctgtaataccaaaaatattctaaaatttaaaagtttacgttaaaaaaaaaaacgaaaacccCGGCTGACCCTACTTCCACTCTAAGGAACCCCCAGCCATTAGAGGGTCTACAGCCTATGTTAGAGGAGATATAAATCTCCCCAGATCATCGTTTAAATATCTAACCTCTCAGGGCTCCTCAAACATAAGCATGCCCCACCCTGGCCCCAAGTGATGGCCAGAAACATGTAACCTCTCTTCAGGAACCACTTCCCCCTTGTGCTTATGAAACTTTACACTTGTGCCCAGCAGTTATTTAACCCCATACACAAGATGAGATGCCAGCTGTtttcatttacagaaaaaaaactgtctgCAATAGTTCATGCTACAATGAAGTTCACCTCAGTTCACTAGAAAACTGCAGCTCCTGGGTCTCACGTACCGTTGGAATCTTGGATATCATTGCACAGTATCCACTTCGGCCACTCTCCCCGTCCTGGGGTGCCTCAGAGCTCAGAGTTCCATACAGCAGTGCACTTTGGTTACTCCTGCCCATTTTCAGGAACACTTCACTTCTGCCACCAATTGTCTTATCAGAAGTCACTATCCACTTATCCAAATCTTCTTTGCTGCGGAACTGCCAGACAACCTTGGCTTGTTCCATCAAGACCTCATGCAGTGGGCGGCCTTCAGGCCCTATCCAATGATTCACAATATCATCCTTCAAACGCCTAAAATggtcctttatttcttctttaattgctttatcAAAACTAACTTCAGGCTTGTCCTCAGGAGAAGTTATATCCAAATCAACTTCTCTCTGGTGATGTCCTTCCAAATTCCCTTCAGTCTTCCTCTGAGAAGAGGCTTTGCCAGGAGCAGCCACTGGTTTCTCAAGACTGCTGGAACAATAATCTGCAAAGCGAGTACTCAAAAATGGACAAGAGGCAACACTTGGCTTCGGGCATTTTCTGAGAATATAAGTGCCATTCAGCAATTTATGCACCAAAGCcatgattaaaagaaaatcaaaatgtaaatttttccCTGGCCTACCAGGGAAAGAAGCTTCAGCAAATAGCCCAATTCCACCTATAATAAAAGAGACAGTGAAGAGTTACCAGTATAGCCAATGAATGCATCATAATTTCAAATTCAACATGGATCATGTACTATGAAATTCATGaacttattttctaattctatgaaCACTTACCCAGGGCCTACTATGAGCAGAAGAATGTTTACACTGTACATAATACATCCCACTGCCTTGTGAAAAAATGCCAAGATGAACAGAAACACAGGCCCCTTCATGGAGTTAATGATCAACCCCCAAATAATTCAAGTATGTGCTTCAAAAGGTTGtcaattttaaagcaaatttttatgccggatttttaaagaaataattggttcctaaaataaaatattcaactgTCAGTAATTCACTCCAGGATCTAGGCTAACCAACATTTTAGCacttcatctataaaaagaaGAGACTACAGTTCACATTGTATATGGAGTCAGAGGCCTGGACTTCACACCTAGAACTGTTTACCCTCAGGTAAAGCAGTTGATCTTTTGAGGCCATTTCCTCGGGGGAATGGATGTGCTAACACCTCCCCTACCTACCTTAAGGGATTCTTCTATAGATCAGATGGAATAATGGCTATAAAAGGTTTCTCTGATCCAGTAAGTCTGACAAGATCCCCAAGATTCTTCATGTCTAAGAAGCTCCTAGTCTAAGGCCCACACTTTGAGTAACAAGGCTCTGACTATCAGCCACTATCTGATCTCCTCAAAGACAGAACCTAAACAATAGTAGCAATAATACCATTACATTTAAATGCCATTCTTAGTATTTTTAAGTCACCCTgacaaatatctcatttaatccacataaGCCTGCTGTAAGACAAGTCAGGTAGTTATCTCCTTTCACAAGGAACTAGACACCAacaggtgaagtaacttgcctaagattaCAATGCTAATCAGTATGGAAGCTAGCACTAGAACCCTGGCCTTAAATCCTTCCATTAGTTACTGCTGCCTCTCCCTATGTTAACCATTAGTAATATAACTTCCATAGCTCTACTGAAATAACAACTTTGCTCTTGCAGCAACATTCAATGACTGCTGGCAGGAAGTGCTGCAAGAACCAGGAAGGCTAAAGAGTCCCCTCTCCTACTTATTCCAGCTACCccgaaaatgaaataaaatacagaatgctGACTTCATCatctttctcctttgtctttctctcaccagagaccaggagagagaaaaatcaaaaaaaacaaaaaatcacccACTAGTCAGAACACAGTACTGAGTGAGAAACTAGATGGAAtgctgaaaacttaaaaaaaaaaagcttcaaaaatGCCCAAATTCAACAATTCAGCTCAGTCGCCTGAGAGTCTACATCAAAATGGCACCCAGACCACTCTATCTACAACACAGGACTGGTCGTCTTTCCAgactgcccctcctccctcactccccacATCAGGTGGCTCACCACCTTCTCTCTCTTAAATCACTGCACTCCAGGCTTGCACCCAGACCTCCACCTTATCCCACCACTCAGCATCTAGAGGGCCTAATACACAAAACTGATTGTTTTCTCTGATTAAAACTCTTcagagggggtttccctggtggcgcagtggttggaagcccgcctgccgatgcaggggacacgggttcgtgccccggtctgggaagatcccacatgccgcggagtggctgggcccgtgagccatggctgctgagcctgcgcatccggagcctgtgccccgcaacgggagaggccacaacagtgagaggcccgcgtaccgcaaaaaaataaaaaaactcttCAGAGGCTCTCATGATCTTCAGAATAAAACTCGACTTTCTCCATGGGGTCTGTAAGACCCCTCCAGATCTGGCCTCTGCTCATTTCTCCAATCTCCCCTCTAATCACATCCTACTCTGCTCTAACCACAGAGAACACCTGTGGTCTAACAAGTGCCACCTAGTACCCCCTTTCTGGGCTTCATGCCTTGGCAGATTGCTGCTCCTAGGCCAAAAATGCCCTCTACTGATTTCTGCTGGCTGATTTATCCTTTGGGACTCAGCTTGGGCATCCATTACCTCCTCCAAGAACCCTTAATTACTCAACTCCACCAAGACCTTTTGATGTGTTGCATCCTGGGCTTACACTTTCCCTGCTACAGTTTATTGACAGTTCCCTTGTCAGTCTCCCCTGCCAGACTGGAAGTGTCTTGAGGGGAGAGACTATCTTCATTGTGGTACTTCCAGCAACCAGGATGGTGCCAGACATGCAGGAGGCTtctaatatttgttgaacaaataataTCTCCACATTtctccaccactaccaccagTCTTGGTGCAGGGTTTTATTGTTTCTTACCAGAACTACTGTAATTCCCCTAACAAAGGGCTTCTCAAATGTTAAAGTGCCTATGAATCATCTGGGAATTttgttaaagtgcagattctgatttagtaggtgtaggatggggcctgagattctttATTTCTAACGAGCCACCAGATGTTGCCCTTAAAGTTGGCACCGAGAACACCCTTTAGGATTTAGTAAGGTCCTAACTCagatctcctcctcctctcccaatCCAACCTTTGCCTGGCAACAAAGGGGATTTTTCTAAATATGATGGCACTCCCCTTATTCAGCAATTCCCTCCAGAAATTCAAACTCCTAAAATGGTACACAAGGCCCTCCAAAATGTGCCCAACTCCCTGGCCTAACTTCTCCTCACTTCCATGGGCAATAAATACCCTCAGCTCTATTAATTATACTAACTATAATCATgtctgaacacacacacaaaaaaacattgCTCAAAAACCACAAaagtgaggcttccctggtggcgcagtggttgagagtccgcctgccgatgcaggagacacgggttcgtaccccagtcctggaagatcccacatgccgtggagcggctgggctcatgagccatagccgctgagcctgcgcgtccggagcctgtgctccacaacgggagaggccacaacagtgagaggcccgcgtaccgcaaaaaaaaaaaaaaaaaaaaaaaaaaaaaccacaaaagtgACCAAACATTCTACTATCCTGGCTAATATGAGTGACTGCCATACACTGACCAGTCATAGCATTAGCCTCACTCT encodes:
- the NDUFAF1 gene encoding complex I intermediate-associated protein 30, mitochondrial isoform X1 — translated: MALVHKLLNGTYILRKCPKPSVASCPFLSTRFADYCSSSLEKPVAAPGKASSQRKTEGNLEGHHQREVDLDITSPEDKPEVSFDKAIKEEIKDHFRRLKDDIVNHWIGPEGRPLHEVLMEQAKVVWQFRSKEDLDKWIVTSDKTIGGRSEVFLKMGRSNQSALLYGTLSSEAPQDGESGRSGYCAMISKIPTGPFERKRFYDWSQFNTLYLRVRGDGRPWMVNIREDTDIIQRKDQMYSYFMFTRGGPYWQEVKIPFSKFFFSNRGRIRDAQYQLLLDKISSIGFTLADKVDGPFFLEIDFIGVFTDPAHTEEFAYENSPELNPRLFK
- the NDUFAF1 gene encoding complex I intermediate-associated protein 30, mitochondrial isoform X2 encodes the protein MALVHKLLNGTYILRKCPKPSVASCPFLSTRFADYCSSSLEKPVAAPGKASSQRKTEGNLEGHHQREVDLDITSPEDKPEVSFDKAIKEEIKDHFRRLKDDIVNHWIGPEGRPLHEVLMEQAKVVWQFRSKEDLDKWIVTSDKTIGGRSEVFLKMGRSNQSALLYGTLSSEAPQDGESGRSGYCAMISKIPTGPFERKRFYDWSQFNTLYLRVRGDGRPWMVNIREDTDIIQRKDQMYSYFMFTRGGPYWQEVKVTAFLSPNFSSLIEEESGMPSTSFCLTRSLLSDSPWLIKWMVHSS
- the NDUFAF1 gene encoding complex I intermediate-associated protein 30, mitochondrial isoform X3, translated to MALVHKLLNGTYILRKCPKPSVASCPFLSTRFADYCSSSLEKPVAAPGKASSQRKTEGNLEGHHQREVDLDITSPEDKPEVSFDKAIKEEIKDHFRRLKDDIVNHWIGPEGRPLHEVLMEQAKVVWQFRSKEDLDKWIVTSDKTIGGRSEVFLKMGRSNQSALLYGTLSSEAPQDGESGRSGYCAMISKIPTIPFSKFFFSNRGRIRDAQYQLLLDKISSIGFTLADKVDGPFFLEIDFIGVFTDPAHTEEFAYENSPELNPRLFK